Proteins encoded within one genomic window of Bemisia tabaci chromosome 2, PGI_BMITA_v3:
- the LOC140224051 gene encoding uncharacterized protein, with translation MAGVGEENKSSEDSTYNQIKDDIVKELVNVDLAPILNSDSYHKTVKDFMTKSQNVIKVITKENKVLVDKNGELSNQLKLILDKQQENEAQNQVLISNLQAQINELKQSNCKNASSSSSANTTPKSSVKDLTKNSRKPTTTGQPKITQFAAGNQPPNGSNVSKDPNPVQNQSTVATSNKFDALQENQQQDEEMVTIEDDPDEASLSEDANSDPEFRSKRLAYRQQRKKRKRGNSNGESSKQDSTLEDKSNSNSNNNNPSDKPSDKSNKVLPPPLPLKW, from the coding sequence ATGGCGGGGGTAGGTGAAGAAAATAAATCCAGTGAAGATTCGACTTATAATCAAATTAAGGACGATATAGTGAAAGAACTGGTCAATGTTGATTTAGCTCCAATCCTTAATAGTGACAGCTATCATAAAACTGTGAAAGACTTTATGACTAAATCACAAAATGTTATTAAAGTCATTactaaagaaaataaagttttagtGGACAAGAATGGTGAGTTATCTAATCAACTCAAACTAATTCTAGATAAACAACAAGAGAATGAAGCTCAAAATCAAGtactaatttcaaatttgcaAGCGCAAATTAATGAACTAAAGCAATCTAATTGTAAGAACGCAAGCTCCTCTAGCTCTGCAAATACAACACCTAAATCTAGTGTGAAGGATCTAACCAAGAACTCTCGTAAGCCCACTACCACTGGGCAACCTAAAATTACTCAATTTGCTGCTGGAAATCAACCACCCAATGGTTCCAATGTTTCCAAAGATCCAAACCCAGTGCAAAACCAATCTACAGTTGCAACGAGCAACAAATTTGATGCCCTGCAAGAAAATCAACAACAGGATGAGGAGATGGTTACAATCGAAGATGATCCTGACGAGGCCTCGCTTTCTGAGGATGCCAACTCAGATCCAGAATTTCGTTCTAAACGCCTTGCATATAGGCAACAACGGAAGAAACGCAAGAGGGGAAACTCCAACGGCGAATCTTCCAAACAAGATTCAACTTTAGAGGATAAGTCAAATTCTAATAGTAATAATAACAACCCTAGTGATAAGCCTAGCGATAAGTCAAACAAAgtacttcccccccccctcccattaaaGTGGtag